In the Oryza glaberrima chromosome 6, OglaRS2, whole genome shotgun sequence genome, one interval contains:
- the LOC127777321 gene encoding uncharacterized protein LOC127777321, with protein MANDNAPQCGKCSRMMENYDYTNSNCRDCTCDKCHFLLAGTVGYSCPYASCKYKIHKVCPVPASVQGSASQDSGPPCGLCGRLTSIYDYTNSTCSKCYCDIDNCRLLLAGYIVYGCLPCRYAVHKVCPNGAGQQQQQQPPPLRNEVINGAIRGTVSGVIGCIFRGLLAASGASSN; from the coding sequence ATGGCGAACGACAATGCACCTCAATGCGGGAAGTGCAGCCGTATGATGGAAAACTACGACTACACCAACTCCAACTGCCGAGATTGTACCTGCGACAAGTGCCATTTTCTTCTGGCCGGCACGGTCGGCTACAGTTGTCCTTACGCTTCCTGCAAATACAAGATCCACAAGGTATGCCCCGTGCCGGCAAGTGTACAGGGCTCCGCATCCCAAGACAGCGGCCCTCCCTGCGGGCTGTGCGGTCGTTTGACGTCCATCTACGACTACACCAACTCCACCTGCAGCAAATGCTACTGTGACATCGACAACTGCAGGCTTCTTCTCGCCGGCTACATCGTCTACGGATGCCTTCCCTGCAGATACGCTGTCCACAAGGTCTGCCCCAATGGCGCGggccaacagcagcagcagcagccgccgcctcttcgCAACGAAGTAATCAACGGAGCGATCAGAGGAACGGTCAGCGGAGTGATCGGCTGCATTTTCAGAGGGTTATTAGCTGCAAGCGGCGCCAGCTCCAATTGA